The proteins below are encoded in one region of Patescibacteria group bacterium:
- a CDS encoding DnaJ domain-containing protein, giving the protein MSKRDYYEILGISKNASDDEIKRAYKKLAKEYHPDVAKDKKLAEEKFKEINEAYQILSNPEKHRSYDQFGHASTAQQAGSARGGGAYGGSWGPFTYTYSSQGSNNGFDFGGDFDPFDVFEQVFGSRGFGTRREKKGKSLQYELAISFAEAIHGCQKQIVIRGKPLKIKIPAGVASGSQIKYSGEGEPAPQGGIPGDLFIVIKVQTHTSIQRDESSNAYSLAQISYPQAVLGDNIEIESIDPNSPSGTKKIKLKIPAGTQHGTTFRIRGQGFPNVRGSHRGDHFVQVALVVPSRISYNQKKILEELNKS; this is encoded by the coding sequence ATGAGCAAACGGGACTATTATGAAATACTTGGGATCTCTAAAAACGCCAGCGATGACGAAATCAAACGAGCTTATAAAAAACTTGCCAAAGAATATCACCCCGATGTAGCCAAAGATAAAAAACTCGCCGAGGAAAAGTTTAAAGAGATTAACGAAGCTTACCAGATATTATCTAATCCCGAAAAACACCGATCGTACGACCAATTTGGTCATGCTTCGACGGCTCAACAGGCGGGCTCAGCACGGGGAGGGGGCGCTTACGGCGGATCCTGGGGACCGTTTACTTATACTTATTCCTCTCAAGGATCAAACAACGGCTTTGATTTTGGTGGCGATTTTGACCCTTTTGATGTTTTTGAGCAAGTTTTTGGATCCCGAGGCTTTGGCACCAGAAGAGAAAAAAAGGGCAAAAGCCTGCAATATGAACTGGCAATCTCATTTGCCGAAGCAATTCATGGTTGTCAAAAACAAATTGTCATTCGCGGAAAACCCCTAAAGATAAAAATTCCCGCGGGGGTGGCAAGCGGTTCGCAAATTAAATACTCTGGAGAAGGAGAACCCGCCCCTCAAGGAGGAATCCCTGGTGATTTGTTTATCGTCATTAAAGTACAGACTCACACAAGCATTCAGCGAGATGAGTCATCTAACGCTTATTCTCTTGCCCAAATTTCCTACCCCCAAGCTGTTTTGGGAGACAATATCGAGATTGAATCAATTGACCCAAATTCCCCATCTGGCACCAAAAAAATTAAACTTAAAATTCCCGCGGGAACGCAACACGGAACCACCTTTAGAATTAGAGGACAAGGTTTTCCCAATGTAAGGGGTAGTCATCGTGGCGACCATTTTGTCCAGGTAGCGCTTGTTGTCCCCAGCCGGATCTCCTATAATCAAAAAAAGATTCTCGAGGAATTAAATAAATCTTAA
- the dnaK gene encoding molecular chaperone DnaK — MSKILGIDLGTTNSCMAIMESGTPKVIPNSEGGRTTPSIVDPIRNLVGVSAKRQQVVNPKNTVYSVKRLMGRRFNDPAVQKAIKSLPYTVKADKNGLAVLEIEGKEFTPQQISASILAKLKADAEAYIGQPITEAVITVPAYFDDSQRQATKEAGLIAGFDVKRIINEPTAASLAYGLDKKKNEQIAIYDLGGGTFDISILEIGDGVFEVKSTNGDTYLGGDDFDNKIIEWLLAEFKKENGVDISNDRQAMQRLKDAAEKAKIELSSTQETQVSVPYITADQSGPKHLTVMLSRAKLEQLTDDLIKKSVPPCESALKDAKFKIGDIDEVVLVGGMTRMPKVVETVKTLFGKEPHKGVNPDEVVAVGAAIQGGVLTGDVKDVLLLDVTPLTLGIETLGGVATPLIKRNTTIPTSASQVFSTAADSQTSVEINVLQGEREMAGDNKSLGRFILDGIPPAPRGVPQVEVKFDIDANGIVAVSAKDKASGKEQKITVQSGTGLSKEDIEKMVVDAEKNKEEDQKKKEVAEARNIADNMVYTAEKSLRDAGDKVPEDVKKSVEEKAKILKDIVATGTLDEIKNKTQELSLELQKIGQSIYGQGEQKTPEGGPQEDNPTDNKPEDGESKPDEPKEGEVVE; from the coding sequence ATGTCTAAAATACTAGGTATCGATCTTGGTACCACCAATTCTTGCATGGCAATTATGGAAAGTGGCACCCCTAAAGTAATTCCCAATAGTGAGGGTGGCAGAACCACCCCATCAATAGTGGATCCTATTCGCAATTTGGTCGGCGTTTCGGCAAAAAGACAGCAGGTGGTAAATCCCAAAAATACTGTCTACTCCGTAAAGCGTTTAATGGGTCGCAGATTTAATGATCCGGCTGTGCAAAAAGCCATTAAAAGCCTTCCCTACACAGTAAAAGCTGATAAAAACGGTCTGGCGGTCTTAGAAATTGAAGGCAAGGAGTTTACTCCCCAGCAAATTTCCGCATCAATTCTTGCCAAACTAAAGGCTGATGCCGAGGCATACATTGGACAACCTATCACCGAAGCGGTTATTACTGTTCCCGCCTACTTTGACGATAGTCAAAGACAAGCCACCAAAGAGGCAGGCCTTATTGCTGGCTTTGATGTAAAAAGGATTATTAACGAACCCACCGCCGCTTCCCTTGCTTATGGGCTAGATAAAAAGAAAAACGAGCAAATAGCGATTTACGATTTAGGCGGGGGCACTTTTGACATCTCCATTCTAGAGATAGGTGATGGCGTTTTTGAGGTTAAAAGCACCAATGGGGACACTTACCTCGGCGGAGACGATTTTGACAATAAAATTATTGAGTGGTTGCTTGCGGAGTTTAAAAAAGAAAACGGGGTGGACATCTCCAATGACCGTCAAGCCATGCAACGCTTAAAGGACGCGGCAGAAAAAGCCAAAATAGAGCTTTCCAGCACGCAAGAAACCCAGGTTAGCGTTCCCTATATTACAGCTGACCAATCAGGACCAAAGCACTTAACAGTAATGCTGTCTCGTGCCAAGCTGGAACAGTTGACAGACGATCTCATTAAAAAGAGTGTCCCTCCTTGCGAGTCGGCGCTAAAAGACGCCAAATTCAAAATTGGCGATATTGATGAAGTTGTCCTTGTTGGCGGTATGACTAGAATGCCTAAGGTCGTCGAAACCGTAAAAACCCTTTTTGGCAAAGAGCCCCACAAAGGAGTCAATCCCGACGAGGTGGTGGCGGTAGGGGCGGCAATTCAAGGGGGCGTCTTAACCGGAGATGTCAAAGATGTCTTGTTGCTCGATGTAACTCCTTTAACATTGGGAATAGAGACACTGGGTGGGGTGGCAACGCCTTTAATTAAAAGGAACACCACCATACCCACCTCGGCTTCTCAAGTCTTTAGCACCGCCGCCGACAGCCAAACTTCGGTGGAGATAAATGTCTTGCAAGGAGAAAGAGAGATGGCGGGGGACAACAAATCTTTGGGTCGATTTATTTTAGATGGCATTCCGCCAGCGCCTCGGGGCGTTCCCCAAGTAGAGGTCAAATTTGACATTGACGCCAATGGCATTGTGGCCGTTTCGGCAAAAGACAAGGCATCGGGCAAAGAGCAAAAAATCACCGTCCAATCGGGAACGGGTTTATCCAAAGAAGATATCGAAAAAATGGTTGTTGATGCCGAAAAGAATAAAGAAGAGGATCAAAAAAAGAAAGAGGTAGCCGAAGCCCGAAATATTGCAGACAATATGGTTTACACCGCCGAAAAGTCTTTAAGAGATGCGGGAGATAAAGTACCAGAAGATGTTAAAAAATCGGTTGAAGAAAAAGCCAAGATTCTCAAAGACATTGTGGCGACTGGAACTCTTGATGAAATCAAAAACAAAACCCAGGAATTGTCGCTTGAATTGCAAAAAATCGGACAATCTATCTATGGGCAAGGTGAGCAAAAAACCCCCGAAGGTGGTCCGCAAGAAGATAATCCCACAGACAACAAACCGGAAGACGGTGAATCAAAACCAGACGAGCCGAAGGAGGGAGAGGTTGTTGAGTAA
- a CDS encoding nucleotide exchange factor GrpE, whose amino-acid sequence MKTHEEMEKSEVSEMETNWRRALADYKNLEKRVTEEKTEFAKYALSNFLRELLPILDNLEKAQEHLKDEGLQLVITNFKELLKQEGVETIEAEGDNFDPRHHEAVELAKGEENKILKVLETGYKLRSRILRPAKVIVGKKFASSDSVNNPQETNSN is encoded by the coding sequence ATGAAAACACACGAAGAAATGGAAAAGAGTGAGGTCTCCGAAATGGAGACAAATTGGAGAAGGGCTTTGGCGGATTACAAAAATTTAGAAAAGCGGGTGACAGAAGAAAAAACAGAATTTGCCAAATACGCCCTTTCTAATTTTTTAAGAGAGCTTTTACCTATACTAGATAATTTAGAAAAAGCGCAGGAGCATTTAAAAGACGAGGGATTGCAACTGGTAATTACCAATTTTAAAGAATTATTAAAGCAAGAAGGGGTAGAAACAATTGAGGCGGAGGGAGACAATTTTGACCCCAGACACCACGAGGCGGTAGAGCTGGCAAAAGGTGAGGAAAATAAAATTTTAAAAGTATTAGAAACTGGTTATAAACTCCGAAGCCGGATCCTACGACCGGCAAAAGTTATAGTTGGAAAAAAGTTTGCTTCTTCTGATTCTGTAAACAATCCGCAAGAAACAAACTCTAATTAA
- the rsmA gene encoding ribosomal RNA small subunit methyltransferase A gives MFLEPKKSLGQNFLKSPKVLNDFIQACDLSKNDVVLEVGAGTGAVTRELAEVAGKVIAVEFDRDLVEALKESLKDYSNVEIVNDDILQIFPTSLAVGELHRAGNLKIVGSIPYSITSPLIGKIYELKQKPTLICLIVQWEVAKKICAKPPNASYLSNLVATFGEAKIIRKIPPGAFCPAPRVDSAILRIVTHNKYPDIRTKEFSQFLHKGFKHPRKKIKQVFTLEELLKVGIDPSLRPENLSLLNWLNLFNLGVSHLGYSHMR, from the coding sequence ATGTTCTTAGAGCCAAAAAAGTCCCTGGGGCAAAATTTTTTAAAGTCGCCAAAAGTCTTAAATGACTTTATTCAGGCGTGTGATTTATCGAAAAACGATGTGGTACTGGAAGTTGGAGCAGGAACTGGGGCAGTGACTAGAGAGCTTGCCGAGGTTGCAGGCAAGGTAATTGCTGTTGAGTTTGATCGAGATCTTGTGGAAGCACTTAAGGAATCATTAAAAGATTATTCTAATGTGGAGATCGTTAACGATGATATTTTACAAATTTTCCCTACTTCGCTCGCCGTTGGTGAGCTACACAGGGCAGGCAATTTAAAGATAGTGGGGTCGATTCCATATAGTATTACTTCGCCATTGATTGGCAAAATTTATGAACTTAAACAAAAGCCAACCTTAATCTGTTTAATTGTGCAGTGGGAAGTGGCAAAAAAGATTTGCGCTAAACCGCCCAACGCCAGTTATTTGTCCAATCTTGTGGCAACATTTGGAGAAGCAAAAATTATAAGAAAAATCCCACCGGGAGCGTTTTGCCCAGCACCACGAGTTGACTCCGCGATTCTACGAATCGTCACGCATAATAAATATCCTGATATCAGGACAAAAGAATTCTCTCAGTTTCTCCATAAGGGGTTTAAACATCCTCGGAAAAAAATCAAGCAGGTTTTCACGCTAGAAGAACTGTTAAAGGTTGGGATAGATCCAAGCCTCCGCCCCGAAAATCTTTCTTTGCTGAACTGGCTAAACCTTTTTAATTTGGGAGTATCCCATTTGGGATACTCCCATATGAGATAA
- a CDS encoding peptidoglycan bridge formation glycyltransferase FemA/FemB family protein, which translates to MNLENLPEHLVQSPIWGKFKTQMGTPAYTAGGVQFTLHKLPLLPYYLAYAPKINLKNINYEEVGKVAESKNAVAVRFDAPNVVLADDTAKSRVLPDSGSTRYNVVPAPKDTFAKYNILLDLTPNEETLFKNLKSKTRYNIRLAQKNGVVVKKSNDINTFLELNRKTAKRQGFFVHADSYYKTMFEILQKEGLAYLFIAYLNNEPLVAWILICYQGVLYYPYGASSEKHKEVMASNLMMWEAIKFGKEKGCKLFDMWGATNDEKDPWWGFTRFKLGYGGELVKYMDSFDLVINKPIYRLFNGVYRLFWFFLNLKKLWI; encoded by the coding sequence ATGAATTTAGAAAATTTACCAGAACATTTGGTGCAGTCCCCAATTTGGGGAAAATTTAAGACCCAAATGGGAACGCCAGCGTACACCGCGGGCGGTGTGCAATTTACCCTCCACAAATTACCTCTTTTGCCTTACTACTTGGCATATGCTCCCAAGATCAATCTCAAGAATATTAACTATGAGGAAGTGGGTAAAGTTGCCGAATCAAAAAATGCGGTAGCCGTGCGTTTTGATGCACCTAATGTTGTTTTGGCTGATGATACAGCAAAAAGTCGGGTACTACCCGATTCGGGTAGTACCCGATATAATGTTGTACCTGCGCCAAAAGATACTTTTGCTAAGTACAATATTCTTTTAGATTTAACTCCAAACGAAGAAACGCTTTTTAAAAATCTTAAATCCAAAACCCGTTACAACATCAGACTTGCCCAAAAAAATGGCGTTGTAGTCAAGAAATCGAACGACATAAATACATTTTTAGAGCTCAATCGCAAAACCGCAAAAAGGCAGGGTTTTTTTGTCCACGCAGATTCTTATTACAAAACTATGTTCGAGATCTTGCAAAAGGAAGGTTTGGCCTATCTATTTATTGCTTATTTAAATAACGAGCCACTTGTTGCTTGGATTCTAATCTGCTATCAAGGGGTTTTGTATTATCCTTACGGAGCTTCTTCCGAAAAACACAAAGAGGTTATGGCGTCCAACCTAATGATGTGGGAGGCAATAAAATTTGGAAAAGAAAAAGGTTGTAAACTGTTTGATATGTGGGGGGCAACTAACGATGAAAAAGACCCCTGGTGGGGGTTTACGAGATTTAAGTTGGGATATGGGGGAGAGTTGGTTAAATACATGGACTCCTTCGATCTCGTTATTAATAAACCGATATATAGACTATTTAATGGGGTGTATAGATTATTTTGGTTTTTTCTCAATTTAAAAAAGCTATGGATCTAA
- a CDS encoding peptidoglycan bridge formation glycyltransferase FemA/FemB family protein, translating to MDLRQTKHWGEYLKALGWDSLETKGNNLRIKKLGVLGSIIKIQRPRELNEKILQQIATIAQKERAIIVKLEPNLGFNDERLLAKYGYKKDTWPTVPAHTIILDLSDNIPNTYTKDARYSIRKAEKAGILTKFFKTTNPQAQKEFYKLYKESAKGKFFVSSFEKDFIPKCQALDKSSFIALASCDNKNKGLSQIWDNPYSGAFVCVVGDTAHYLHAGTTQEGKDTGAPYKLILEICQKLKKDKVKYLDLEGIYDPRYPKFTKGWQGFTHFKSQFGGRIMEFPPSYTKYRGLLKLLASFSY from the coding sequence ATGGATCTAAGGCAAACAAAACACTGGGGAGAGTATTTAAAAGCTTTAGGCTGGGACTCTTTAGAAACAAAAGGCAATAATTTGAGGATAAAAAAGCTAGGAGTATTGGGGAGTATTATAAAAATCCAAAGACCGCGGGAGCTAAACGAAAAAATTCTCCAACAAATTGCCACAATTGCCCAAAAAGAAAGGGCAATTATTGTTAAACTAGAGCCTAATTTGGGGTTTAATGACGAAAGATTGCTTGCAAAGTATGGTTATAAAAAAGATACCTGGCCCACAGTTCCTGCCCACACTATCATTTTAGACTTGAGTGACAACATTCCCAACACTTACACAAAAGACGCCCGATATTCTATTAGAAAAGCCGAAAAAGCGGGCATTCTCACCAAGTTTTTTAAAACCACAAACCCCCAAGCTCAAAAAGAATTTTATAAACTCTATAAAGAATCCGCCAAGGGAAAGTTTTTTGTGTCCTCATTTGAAAAGGATTTTATTCCCAAATGCCAGGCGCTGGATAAGAGCTCATTTATAGCGTTAGCCTCGTGTGACAACAAGAATAAGGGATTATCCCAAATTTGGGATAATCCCTATTCAGGGGCGTTTGTTTGTGTGGTTGGTGATACGGCACACTATCTGCACGCAGGTACCACTCAAGAGGGTAAGGACACAGGCGCCCCTTACAAGTTAATCTTGGAGATTTGTCAAAAACTAAAAAAAGATAAAGTTAAGTATTTGGACTTGGAAGGAATTTATGATCCCAGATATCCTAAATTTACCAAAGGTTGGCAGGGGTTTACCCATTTTAAAAGCCAATTCGGTGGGCGCATCATGGAATTTCCGCCGTCATATACAAAGTACCGTGGCTTGCTTAAACTTCTTGCTAGTTTTAGCTATTAA
- a CDS encoding pilin, producing the protein MSTNNYSARLIAVLLGVFLGLIFVSRSVLAYCEDSTGQRYDVLCNTDSQCQQDTVVIGGVGERICMVGIICQLNVAAPVGARMAPGFNNALPASEKGVCVSSLGYINIARNKIVGGYSLTGTGLRDLINNVTLAVGVVVGLIFFVMLILGGIAYMMSSGDEKQLTKAKQQITAGLIGLVIVFMAWWVVKIISVIFGINILQPSFTGP; encoded by the coding sequence ATGTCTACAAATAATTATTCTGCTAGGTTGATTGCGGTTCTCCTTGGAGTCTTTTTGGGTTTAATTTTTGTGTCCCGAAGCGTTCTGGCCTATTGCGAGGATAGTACTGGTCAAAGATATGATGTTTTGTGCAATACAGATAGTCAATGTCAACAGGATACAGTTGTTATTGGCGGAGTCGGGGAGAGAATCTGTATGGTAGGAATTATTTGTCAGCTAAATGTTGCTGCTCCTGTCGGTGCCAGGATGGCTCCAGGTTTTAACAATGCTCTTCCTGCCTCCGAAAAGGGAGTCTGTGTGTCTTCGTTGGGGTATATAAACATTGCTCGAAACAAAATTGTTGGCGGATACAGTTTAACGGGAACTGGTTTGCGGGATCTGATTAACAATGTTACCTTGGCGGTGGGTGTTGTTGTGGGGCTAATATTTTTTGTGATGCTGATTTTGGGTGGAATTGCGTACATGATGAGTAGTGGAGACGAAAAACAGCTAACTAAAGCTAAGCAACAAATAACCGCAGGACTCATTGGGCTGGTGATTGTTTTTATGGCGTGGTGGGTGGTAAAAATAATTAGTGTAATTTTTGGAATTAATATTTTACAACCGTCATTTACAGGTCCTTGA
- a CDS encoding pilin → MTKNLLAITEFKPDKYIGGVLPSQSSGATQPAESIFGQTVQYIISAAFVISGLAFLVTFIMGAFTYLSSAGDEKQLDKAKKTMTNGVIGFVIMAVTFLIVNLLENIFGIALTTFTFEGL, encoded by the coding sequence ATGACAAAAAACTTATTGGCGATAACAGAATTTAAACCGGATAAATATATTGGTGGGGTGCTTCCTAGCCAGAGTTCCGGCGCTACCCAGCCCGCCGAGTCAATTTTTGGTCAAACGGTGCAGTATATAATTTCTGCTGCATTTGTCATCTCGGGACTTGCCTTTCTGGTGACTTTTATTATGGGGGCGTTTACTTACCTATCCAGCGCTGGGGATGAGAAGCAGTTGGATAAGGCCAAAAAGACTATGACTAATGGCGTGATAGGCTTTGTAATTATGGCAGTAACATTTTTGATCGTTAACCTATTAGAGAATATCTTTGGGATAGCGCTTACTACTTTTACATTTGAAGGACTTTAA
- a CDS encoding class A beta-lactamase-related serine hydrolase, which produces MKNKKKRVVKLLPLLLVGVLGVFLLLSPAVKISGNRFVLTKEETNLNQTTPLKDIVNTALEGATGTYGIVIQNLKTGETYYSNEQIVFDAGSLYKLWVMATAYQQIKNGQLQENQVLSQDATVLNQEFNIDANSAEQTEGEVTFTVADALTQMITVSDNYTALLLTEKVGLSAVATFLKENGLTKSNLGSYNTPPTTTPYDTALFFKKLYQSELANQQNTQEMLNLLANQQLNNGLPKYLPPTVKVAHKTGEIDSFKHDAGIVFTDNGNYILVVMSQSDSPPDAMERIALISKGVFDYNQKPR; this is translated from the coding sequence ATGAAAAACAAGAAAAAACGAGTTGTTAAACTTTTACCATTGTTACTTGTAGGAGTGCTTGGTGTTTTTTTGCTCTTAAGTCCTGCCGTTAAAATTAGTGGCAATAGGTTCGTCCTAACGAAAGAAGAGACGAATCTTAATCAAACGACCCCTTTAAAAGATATTGTTAATACCGCCTTGGAAGGAGCAACTGGAACATATGGGATAGTTATCCAGAATCTTAAAACCGGCGAAACTTACTATTCTAACGAACAGATTGTTTTTGACGCTGGAAGCTTGTATAAACTCTGGGTTATGGCAACAGCTTACCAGCAAATTAAAAATGGACAGTTACAAGAAAACCAGGTTTTAAGTCAGGATGCGACTGTACTAAATCAAGAATTTAATATTGATGCAAATTCTGCCGAACAAACCGAAGGGGAAGTTACCTTTACAGTCGCTGATGCCTTAACCCAAATGATTACCGTTTCGGACAATTACACGGCGCTACTTTTAACCGAAAAAGTGGGTTTATCCGCTGTTGCCACATTTTTAAAAGAAAATGGTCTTACCAAATCAAATTTGGGATCATACAACACTCCCCCTACAACCACACCCTACGATACGGCTCTCTTTTTTAAAAAACTCTATCAAAGCGAACTTGCCAATCAGCAAAACACTCAAGAAATGCTTAATCTTTTGGCAAACCAGCAATTAAATAATGGGTTGCCAAAATATTTACCCCCCACAGTAAAAGTTGCCCATAAAACAGGAGAGATTGACTCTTTTAAGCATGATGCTGGAATAGTTTTTACGGATAACGGAAATTATATTCTAGTGGTAATGTCGCAAAGCGACTCCCCGCCAGATGCCATGGAAAGAATCGCTTTAATTTCTAAGGGAGTTTTTGACTACAACCAAAAACCGCGGTAA
- a CDS encoding DUF134 domain-containing protein: MSRPKKPRCLRFKPTVYYFKPQGIPLRVLEEVVLLPDELEALKLHEIDGLEQMKASEKMKISQPTFARLLGSASKKIAQAIIQGKAIKIEGTL, from the coding sequence ATGTCCAGACCAAAAAAACCCCGCTGTTTGCGGTTTAAACCAACCGTTTACTACTTTAAACCTCAAGGGATTCCTTTACGGGTTCTTGAGGAAGTAGTTTTGTTGCCTGATGAGTTAGAGGCCTTAAAACTACATGAGATTGACGGATTAGAGCAGATGAAAGCTTCGGAAAAAATGAAAATCTCCCAGCCAACCTTTGCTAGACTATTAGGCAGTGCCAGTAAAAAGATTGCCCAGGCAATTATTCAAGGAAAAGCCATAAAAATAGAGGGTACGCTTTAA
- a CDS encoding DUF5320 domain-containing protein has product MPALDKTGPQGQGPMTGMRFGRCRGYGRGLGRYFGWNVPQTKEEKVEDIKAYRKALQEEIEETEKELANLQKQD; this is encoded by the coding sequence ATGCCAGCATTAGATAAAACAGGTCCGCAAGGACAAGGTCCAATGACCGGAATGAGATTTGGCAGATGCCGTGGATACGGCAGAGGGTTAGGTAGATACTTTGGATGGAATGTTCCTCAAACAAAAGAGGAGAAGGTTGAGGATATTAAAGCATACCGTAAAGCCCTGCAAGAAGAAATAGAAGAAACCGAAAAAGAACTTGCTAATTTGCAAAAGCAGGATTAA
- a CDS encoding ATP-binding protein: MIKRQIILPQNTSFFLFGPRGTGKSYLIKERYPKSVYIDLLESDTYRQLLAKPERLREYATLNKNLPVVIDEIQRVPNLLNEVHRLIENEKINFVLTGSSARKLKETQANLLAGRALKYNLFPLTLSEIGKDVSLDRILKDGLLPTIYDPNKNIDPAKYLESYVQIYLEEEVLQEGLTRNLANFSRFLEIASFSQGQQLNVSEVARESSINRKVAESYFRILYDLLIAYELPVFKKRVKRKLVSQSKFYYFDVGVYSTIKPKGFLDRRENGEGILYESLVLQEIVATNSYLGSKYEISYWRTKSGVEVDFVLYGEDKLIAIEVKRKDNILKSDITGLLTFKTDYPMVKSFVFYGGDKILNINGVIAIPIKEALLNLTEIFQGSYPG; the protein is encoded by the coding sequence ATGATAAAAAGACAAATAATCTTGCCTCAAAATACAAGCTTTTTTCTTTTCGGACCACGCGGTACTGGAAAATCTTATCTTATAAAGGAGCGTTATCCTAAATCTGTGTACATAGACTTACTAGAATCCGATACATACCGACAGCTACTAGCAAAACCAGAGAGATTAAGGGAATACGCAACATTAAACAAGAATCTTCCTGTAGTTATTGACGAAATACAAAGAGTTCCAAATCTATTAAACGAAGTTCACCGCCTAATCGAAAACGAAAAGATAAACTTTGTACTTACTGGATCGAGTGCTAGAAAACTTAAAGAAACGCAAGCCAATTTACTTGCAGGTAGGGCATTAAAATACAATCTATTTCCACTAACTCTTTCGGAGATAGGGAAAGATGTATCTTTAGATAGGATTTTAAAAGACGGTCTATTGCCAACTATTTACGACCCTAATAAAAATATCGATCCAGCTAAGTATCTGGAGAGCTATGTACAGATTTACCTAGAGGAAGAAGTTTTACAGGAGGGTTTAACTAGAAACTTAGCCAATTTTTCGCGTTTCCTAGAAATTGCAAGTTTTTCTCAAGGGCAACAACTAAATGTGTCAGAAGTAGCAAGAGAATCATCTATAAACAGAAAGGTTGCTGAATCCTACTTTAGAATTTTGTATGATTTACTAATTGCTTACGAACTTCCAGTTTTTAAAAAAAGAGTAAAAAGAAAACTGGTATCTCAAAGCAAGTTTTATTACTTTGATGTCGGAGTTTATTCCACAATAAAGCCAAAGGGGTTTTTGGATAGGAGAGAAAATGGAGAAGGCATACTTTACGAAAGCCTTGTTCTCCAGGAAATTGTGGCTACCAACTCTTATCTAGGCTCAAAATACGAAATTAGTTACTGGAGAACAAAAAGTGGTGTCGAGGTAGATTTTGTGCTTTACGGGGAAGACAAATTAATTGCAATAGAGGTTAAAAGAAAAGATAATATTTTAAAAAGTGATATTACTGGGTTGTTAACATTTAAAACCGATTATCCTATGGTAAAGTCGTTTGTCTTTTACGGAGGAGATAAGATATTAAATATAAATGGTGTTATAGCTATACCAATAAAAGAGGCTCTTTTGAACTTAACGGAGATATTCCAAGGAAGCTATCCAGGTTAG